A region from the Canis aureus isolate CA01 chromosome 8, VMU_Caureus_v.1.0, whole genome shotgun sequence genome encodes:
- the TBC1D10B gene encoding TBC1 domain family member 10B, which produces METGPAPLVAPPRRHGAPAAPSPPPRGSRAGPVVVVAPGPPVTTATSAPVALVAPGEARPAWVPGPTQTSAPAPAPAPAPTVTSSTVVVLTLEASPEAARTQVSAGSEPLVSAAVAGAEMSVASGPGADSPKTEEARTSPAHGPGTPTATPTRTPSRTAPGALTAKPPLAPKPGTTVASGVTARVAAVTAGQVTSGHGAAPATSASTTQAPEDPSGPAPGPSGTCEAMVAVVTVTPAPEPAENSQDLGSTSSLGPGISGPRGQAPDTLSYLDSVSLMSGTLESLADDVSSMGSDSEINGLALRKTDKYGFLGGSQYSGSLESSIPVDVARQRELKWLEMFSNWDKWLSRRFQKVKLRCRKGIPSSLRAKAWQYLSNSKELLEQNPGKFEELERAPGDPKWLDVIEKDLHRQFPFHEMFAARGGHGQQDLYRILKAYTIYRPDEGYCQAQAPVAAVLLMHMPAEQAFWCLVQICDKYLPGYYSAGLEAIQLDGEIFFALLRRASPLAHRHLRRQRIDPVLYMTEWFMCIFARTLPWASVLRVWDMFFCEGVKIIFRVALVLLRHTLGSVEKLRSCQGMYETMEQLRNLPQQCMQEDFLVHEVTNLPVTEALIERENTTQLKKWRETRGELQYRPSRRLHGSRAIHEERRRQQPPLGPSSSLLSLPGLKSRGSRATGGVPSPPPPARRASAGPTPGPVVTAEGLHPSLPSPTGNSTPLAPSKETRRQEKERQKQEKEREKERQKQEKEREKQEKERQKWEKEQEKEQQKQEKERQKQEKKAQGRKLSLRRKADGPPTPQDGGDRSSASEARQDAYF; this is translated from the exons ATGGAGACCGGCCCGGCGCCCCTGGTGGCCCCGCCGCGCCGTCAtggcgcccccgcggccccctcgCCGCCACCCCGCGGCTCCCGGGCCGGACCCGTCGTGGTGGTGGCTCCGGGCCCGCCAGTGACCACGGCCACTTCGGCCCCAGTCGCCCTGGTGGCCCCCGGGGAGGCGCGGCCCGCCTGGGTACCGGGGCCCACCCAGAcctcggccccggccccggccccggccccggccccgaccgTCACGAGCAGCACAGTGGTGGTGCTGACTCTGGAGGCCTCACCCGAAGCCGCGAGGACGCAGGTCTCCGCTGGCTCAGAACCCCTGGTGTCCGCGGCAGTGGCAGGAGCCGAGATGTCCGTGGCTTCGGGCCCGGGGGCAGATTCTCCGAAGACAGAGGAGGCTAGAACCTCACCCGCCCATGGGCCAGGTACTCCCACCGCGACCCCCACCAGGACCCCTTCCAGAACGGCTCCTGGGGCTCTGACTGCCAAACCCCCGCTTGCCCCCAAGCCGGGAACCACAGTTGCCTCAGGAGTGACTGCGCGGGTTGCAGCAGTGACCGCGGGACAGGTGACAAGTGGACATGGAGCTGCCCCAGCAACATCAGCATCAACTACACAGGCTCCAGAGGACCCTTCAGGGCCTGCTCCAGGCCCTTCAGGGACATGTGAGGCTATGGTAGCTGTTGTGACAGTCACCCCAGCTCCGGAGCCCGCTGAAAACTCTCAGGACCTAGGCTCCACGTCCAGCCTGGGACCTGGCATCTCTGGGCCTCGAGGGCAGGCCCCGGACACTCTGAGCTACTTGGACTCCGTAAGCCTCATGTCTGGGACCTTGGAGTCCTTGGCAGATGATGTGAGCTCCATGGGCTCAGACTCGGAGATAAATGGGCTGGCCCTGCGCAAGACGGACAAGTATGGCTTCCTTGGGGGCAGCCAGTATTCGGGCAGTCT AGAAAGCTCCATTCCTGTGGATGTGGCTCGGCAGCGGGAGCTCAAATGGCTGGAGATGTTCAGTAACTGGGATAAGTGGCTGTCACGGCGTTTCCAGAAG GTGAAGCTGCGCTGCCGGAAGGGgatcccctcctccctcagagcCAAGGCCTGGCAGTACCTGTCCAATAGCAAGGAACTCCTGGAGCAGAACCCTGGCAAGTTTGAG GAGCTGGAACGGGCTCCTGGGGACCCTAAGTGGCTGGATGTGATTGAGAAGGACCTGCACCGCCAGTTCCCTTTCCATGAGATGTTTGCTGCTCGAGGGGGGCATGG GCAACAGGACCTGTATCGGATCCTAAAGGCCTATACCATCTACCGGCCTGATGAGGGCTATtgccaggcccaggccccagtGGCTGCAGTGCTGCTCATGCACATGCCTGCTGAG CAAGCTTTTTGGTGCCTGGTGCAGATCTGTGACAAGTACCTCCCTGGTTACTACAGTGCAGGGCTG GAGGCCATTCAGCTGGATGGAGAAATCTTTTTTGCTCTGTTGCGCCGGGCCTCCCCGCTGGCACATCGGCACCTGCGGCGACAGCGCATTGACCCCGTGCTCTACATGACAGAATGGTTCATGTGCATCTTCGCCCGCACCCTGCCCTGGGCATCAGTACTGCGTGTCTGGGATATGTTCTTCTGTGAAG GCGTCAAGATCATCTTCCGGGTGGCCCTGGTGCTGCTGCGGCACACGCTGGGCTCGGTGGAGAAGCTCCGCTCCTGCCAGGGCATGTATGAGACCATGGAGCAGCTGCGCAACCTGCCCCAGCAGTGCATGCAGGAGGACTTCCTGGTGCATGAG GTCACCAACCTCCCAGTGACAGAAGCCCTGATTGAGCGAGAGAACACAACCCAGCTTAAGAAGTGGCGGGAAACCCGGGGGGAGCTGCAGTATCGGCCCTCTCGGCGACTACATGGCTCCCGGGCCATCCATGAGGAGCGTCGGCGGCAGCAGCCACCTCTGGGCCCCTCGTCCAGCCTTCTTAGCCTCCCTGGCCTCAAGAGCCGAGGTTCCCGGGCTACGGGGGGGGtcccctctccacctcctcctgcccGCAGGGCTAGTGCTGGGCCCACCCCAGGGCCCGTGGTCACTGCTGAGGGACTACATCCATCCCTTCCTTCGCCTACTGGCAATAGCACCCCACTGGCTCCCAGCAAGGAGActcgaaggcaagagaaagagcggcagaaacaggaaaaggaacGTGAGAAGGAGCGGCAGAAACAGGAGAAAGAACGGGAAAAGCAAGAGAAGGAGCGGCAGAAGTGGGAAaaagagcaggagaaggagcaacagaagcaggagaaggagcggcagaagcaggaaaagaaggCCCAGGGCAGGAAGCTCTCACTGCGTCGAAAGGCAgatgggccccccaccccccaggatggTGGGGACAGGTCCTCGGCATCTGAGGCCCGGCAGGATGCTTACTTCTGA